The Deinococcus wulumuqiensis R12 genome has a window encoding:
- a CDS encoding DUF3248 domain-containing protein — translation MPGMAFAPLSPDLSRQLEALGGQLVWRIGKDELSDNVVVRLGYASAAPRFAHLPRLRSAGDAEVQEAAQSGRLVIKWVD, via the coding sequence ATGCCCGGCATGGCTTTTGCACCGCTGTCCCCCGACCTCTCGCGGCAACTGGAAGCGCTCGGCGGGCAACTGGTGTGGCGCATCGGCAAGGACGAACTCAGCGACAACGTGGTGGTTCGCCTGGGGTACGCCTCGGCCGCGCCACGGTTTGCCCACCTGCCCCGGCTGCGCAGCGCGGGCGACGCCGAGGTGCAGGAAGCGGCGCAGAGCGGGCGGCTCGTGATCAAGTGGGTGGACTGA
- a CDS encoding DUF3809 domain-containing protein — translation MILRAEQTFGLRHPHGQAAALAFVRDPAAALAGVRFLRGLDASETEVWGELLVTVPLLGEVDLPFRSELRRTPQGAELLPRPLTGERAWVAVSGQAAAGGAGEMTFQFQFEAHLATPEAEGWGGAAFEKMVQAAAGRTLERVAKALPEGLAAGLPPA, via the coding sequence GTGATTTTGCGGGCCGAGCAGACCTTCGGCCTGCGCCACCCCCACGGGCAGGCGGCGGCGCTCGCCTTCGTGCGTGACCCGGCGGCGGCCCTCGCCGGGGTGCGCTTCCTGCGGGGGCTGGACGCCAGCGAGACGGAGGTCTGGGGCGAACTGCTGGTGACTGTTCCGCTGCTGGGCGAGGTGGACCTGCCGTTTCGCAGCGAACTGCGCCGCACGCCTCAGGGCGCCGAGCTGCTTCCCCGGCCTCTGACCGGCGAGCGGGCCTGGGTCGCGGTGTCGGGGCAGGCGGCGGCAGGCGGGGCGGGCGAGATGACCTTCCAGTTTCAGTTCGAGGCCCACCTCGCCACCCCGGAGGCCGAGGGCTGGGGCGGGGCGGCCTTTGAAAAGATGGTGCAGGCGGCGGCGGGCCGCACGCTGGAACGCGTCGCCAAGGCGCTGCCCGAGGGCCTGGCGGCGGGCTTGCCCCCAGCCTGA
- the rpmI gene encoding 50S ribosomal protein L35, whose amino-acid sequence MPKMKTHKMAKRRIKITGTGKVMAFKSGKRHQNTGKSGDEIRGKGKGFVLAKAEWSRMKLMLPRGK is encoded by the coding sequence ATGCCCAAGATGAAGACTCACAAGATGGCCAAGCGCCGGATCAAGATCACCGGCACCGGCAAGGTCATGGCGTTCAAGAGCGGCAAGCGCCACCAGAACACCGGCAAGAGCGGCGACGAGATTCGCGGCAAGGGCAAGGGCTTCGTGCTCGCTAAGGCCGAGTGGTCCCGGATGAAACTCATGCTCCCGAGGGGGAAATAA
- the rplT gene encoding 50S ribosomal protein L20, giving the protein MPRAKTGIVRRRRHKKVLKRAKGFWGSRSKQYRNAFQTLLNAATYEYRDRRNKKRDFRRLWIQRINAGARLHGMNYSTFINGLKRANIDLNRKVLADIAAREPEAFKALVDASRNARQ; this is encoded by the coding sequence ATGCCACGCGCCAAAACCGGGATTGTCCGCCGCCGCCGTCACAAGAAGGTCCTCAAGCGCGCCAAGGGCTTCTGGGGCAGCCGCTCCAAGCAGTACCGCAACGCCTTCCAGACCCTGCTCAACGCCGCGACCTACGAGTACCGTGACCGCCGCAACAAGAAGCGCGATTTCCGCCGCCTGTGGATTCAGCGCATCAACGCGGGCGCAAGGTTGCACGGCATGAACTACTCGACCTTCATCAACGGTCTGAAGCGCGCGAACATCGACCTCAACCGTAAGGTGCTCGCCGATATCGCCGCCCGCGAACCCGAAGCCTTCAAGGCGCTCGTGGACGCCTCGCGCAACGCTCGTCAGTAA